Part of the Triticum urartu cultivar G1812 chromosome 2, Tu2.1, whole genome shotgun sequence genome, GGCAGAGGCACGAGGTTGGTGGTTGCATGCACAGCAAACTATGCATGCTCAATCAATACTACTGTAGTCCAGAACCAGTCCATAGACTATGAAGAGTACGGTTTACACATACGCACGCACGGGGAGCGGCAGTGACCCATCACGGTGAAGGGCTGAAGGCCACATCGATTGCCGAGATGGGGAAGAAAGGTGGagcgaggaagaggaggaaggggcaggacgacgacgacgagctCGTCAACCTCATCTTCTCCTGGTCCCTCCAAGACGTCGCCAACCAGGACCTCTTCAGAGACAAGGTATGCAATTGGATCGATCGCATACGCCCGATCACCATTTTCCCAGCTTGGATCATGCCATCATGCAGAGCACCTGACGACGGTGAATGTGATGTGCATCTCTTTGTCACAGGTGAACACGATACCTGACAGGTTCTTCGGCCTGAAGAACTACCTGGATTCGTTCAGGGCCCCGTTGCTGGAGGAGATCCGCGCGGAGATGAGCTCCGCCTTGGACCCGCAACCCAATGGCTCCAGCCCCGTGCAAATACGGTCGCTGGTTAGCCTCGTTCCAAAGGGAGCCAAGGGCGTCAAGAAGATCACCCCGTTTTACCGCGTCACCGTCTCCGGCCGCCGCGGTGCTTGTTCCCCATGCATCGGCGACATCGTCGCGCTCTCGGCGGCGACGCCGCTTCGGCCTGGCAGCCCCTACTGCCTCGCGCACGTCAAGGACGTCCCCAACAAGTGTAGCTTTGTGGTCAGAGCGTCCAAGGTAATAGAAGATGTAACCTGCTACGCGTTTGTTGTCAGCTTGCTCAGCTTCATACCCTACGCGCGCATCTGGCGGTGCCTCAACTACGAAGCAGCCGTCGAGAGGAATGCAGACCTCGTCAAGGTCATCGCCGGCGATAACACCATGCAGGCAAGCAGTTCTGCTTCTGCGTAATTAATTAAGCTTGGTGTACATCGATCGTTGCATGAATTGGGAGTTGGTTTCTATGGTTTTCTCATGTCATGTGAATGATCCTCTGATCGGCATGCACCATGCAGGGAACTTCACTGACCGGCGGCACCGGCGTTCTACTGACGGCCGGCACGCTATCTCCGTTCGAGCTCAACCAGTCGCAAGCCGACGCCATTCTGAGCTGCATTTCGGCGGTGCAGTGCGGCGGCGCGAGCAGCAAGTTCAGCCTCATCTGGGGTCCGCCCGGCACGGGCAAAACAAAGACCATCAGCGTGCTCTTGCTGGCGGTGATGACGATGTCGATGACGACGAAAAGCCAGAGCAAATTCCGGGTCCTGACGTGCGCGCCGACCAACACAGCCATCTGCCAGGTCGCGTCCCGCCTCCTGGCGCTGAGGAAGCAGCACCCGAATGCCGGCGCCGGTGGGTGCCACGGCGATCTGCTGCTGTTCGGCAACAGGAAGCGCATGGCCATCGACAACGACCTCAACGAGATCTTCCTGGACACTCGCGTCAAGCGGCTAAGCAAGTGCTTCTCGCCGGCGACGGGCTGGAAGCCGGGTCTCCTGTCACTGGAAGTCTTTCTGACAGATCCGATAACCCTGAAACACCAGTATCAGTTAGCACGCGAGAAGAATACTAGCACAAATTTACCCGAGTCGTCCTTCGTCAGGTCAAGGTTCCACGAGATCTCCCAGAAGCTCAGCGCGTGCTTCAGAACAATCATGTCGCACGTCCCTAGAGACATCGTCCTGGGGAAGAACTGCGAGAACATCGCTTCGCTGACCAAGATGCTCGGCGACTTCGGCAAACTACTCGGCGGGAAGAACGCCGGGAACGAAGTCGTGAGGGACGCGTTCATGCGTACGGCGACGGGAGAGCAACGCCATGGTTCAGGGACAGCTCGCGCCCTGAGGCGGAGCATGGCGGCGATCCTGGGCGTCACGAGAGCTCTGGCGCGAGACCTTAAGCTTCCTCGCACGCGCCATGGCCCCGCGATCAAGAAGTTCTGCCTTCGAAGCGCCTCCCTTGTTTTCTGCACCGTGTCTGGCTCGGCGAAGCTGAACGAGCAGAAGATGGACTTGCTGCTGATCGACGAGGCTGCGCAGCTGAAGGAATGCGAGTCCCTCATCCCCTTGCAAGTCTCCGGGCTGAAGCACGCAGTTCTTATCGGCGACGAGTGCCAGTTGCCGGCAACCGTGAAAAGCAAGGTCTGTATCAGTTCAGTTCTCCGTTCAAATTGAAATGCAGCTCTTGTTATGTTTATCCACAAACTTGAGCATTATTACTTGTTGCAGGTTTCAGATAGTGCATTGCTGGGTAGAAGCCTATTTGAAAGACTAGGTTTACTCGGGCACAGGAAGCACCTCCTGAACATGCAGTACAGGATGCACCCTTCCATCAGCGTCTTCCCGAACATCAGTTTCTACGACAGGCAGATCTTGGACGGCCCCAACGTGACGCAGACGACGCACGAGCGTAGCTACCTCCCAGGCGCGATGTTCGGGCCATACTCGTTCATCAACGTCGACGGCAGGGAAGATCGCGGCCGAAGCAAGAGGAACATGGCCGAGGTGGCCGCCATCCTGAAGATACTGCGCAGTCTCAAGCAAGGTGCGCCCGCATGGCCTGCCACTGAGTTTTTCTCTGAACATTTGCATGCTCCCAGCTCATGCCGTGCGGTTTACCGTGCAGCTTGTGCCAGTGCGGGGCAGGTGGTCAGCGTGGGCGTCATATGCCCGTACGCCGCGCAGGTGGAGGCGATTCAGGGGAGGATAGGGGACGTGAGGGCGATGCGCCCCCTGATTCTTCGCGTCAACTCCGTGGATGGGTTCCAAGGCAGCGAGGAGGACATCATCATCCTCTCCACCGTCAGGTCCAACGCCACGGGCTCCATCGGCTTCCTCTCCAACCGGCGACGCGCCAACGTCGCCCTGACGAGGGCAAGGCACGCCGAGACCTGGATGAAATGTACAGCTACCTGAACTTGGAAAACGACCTGATATCTCTCGGTTTGCTTACTTCTGGTTGCAAGCATTGCCTCTGGATCCTGGGCAACGCGACGACGCTGAGCGGCAGCGGCTCCATCTGGGGCGAGCTGGTCCAGGATGCCGTCGAGCGTCGGTGCTTCTTCGACTGGGACGATGGTGGCGCGGGCGCCTCTCCGGCCATTTCTCACGGCGCTCGCCTGATCGGGCCTGAACGCGGTGGAGCAACTTCAACTTTTGACACGCAGTTGGTGGGGTGTGAAGCAGACCGTATCTGTGGCGCGCTAGGTTCCCTGCGCCTAGCTTAGCGAATGCACCACCGGTGGAGGCGTGGAGCGGTGGCGATTTGTTCTGTTTTGGTCCTTTGGGCGTGCCTCGGCGTAGTGGTGAATCGATTGTGTATGGACGGCAACCTTTTTCTCCGGCTCACTTGAGGAATATGTACCAGCTAGGTAATTACCTGTACGTTGCAATGGGATACATTATTAAAACGTTGTCATGTCAGTGAAGACAAGTCATTAGCTCTAGGcgaaattcaaaaaaataaaattaaCTCTAGGCCATGCTCGGTTAGTTCAGATCCGTTGCTTGGACGCTTTAGTATAGGCCCTATAGTCGTGGTTTTGCTAGCTCGCCACAACCTTGGCCGGTTGGCTGCTTAGGCCACCTCACCCTCGCCCTAGACCTCCGTTGTCGCTTTGCACCACCACTCATTGCAAGTTTGCAACTTTTTTCGGCCAGTGTGGGTAAAACTTGTTAATCACACGCGTATTTTCTCTCATAGACATCATATGAAGTGTATTCAATTCCATGATGACATCATCTTCTACTGCAACCAAGTCAAACTCCTTTCATACGATCATACAACAATGGTTCCTATTAATAGTATAAACATGCCTTCATCTTTAGAAGAAAATACGTATCTCAATGTTGGGACCGATGTCATCCATCCATGTCAAAAGCAGCTAGATAGTAAATGTGTAGCCATTCCTTGTCCCAAAGCCAACCTCAAGTTCTTGAGTTGAATCACCAGCTTGTCCACTTGTAGTCGCTTGTTATGCACTTCAGATAAGTTTGTCTTAAATTCATCGGGTTCTTCAACCTCCAACGCATACCACGACTCAACAGGTCGTAACACCTCATTCAACGTGCACAACCTTAGATGCCATCTCACTTGCATTCTAACAACGAAATCCTTTCCCAACTAAGAAGAAAAGAAAGATGAATGCTTACTATAAAATAGCAATACCGCCATGCCTTTGTTCAAACTGCAGCAGAAACACACTTGAAGCATCATTAGTTTCAAAACACACATATAAATTGAAGCCGCAAGGAATAGAAAAAAGCTAGTTCGATTACCAAGTCTACGAAACCAACGCGCATGTATGAATCATGTCTGCAGTTGCGGGTGTGATTGGAGAAGCAAGGGATGACGAGAAATCGAACATGATGTGCTCTAGGTGGCTGGAGTGAGCTCTGTCTAACGAAGCGTGGACACACGCAAGAAAGGAGGAACCTGTTGGCTGTAGAGGGAGGACGATGCAATCAGAGGTAGCGGCGACCGTGGTGATGGTGGTATGCGACATCACAGTCCGTGTCGAGCTGCACGTTCGTCTACCCGACGCTATTGGCAAAGCACGAGACGCTGCTAATACGTGCGTTGGCATAGTAACCACGGGAGGACACGAGGAAGGGTGTGTTGGGCCAAGCGATGAGGACCTTGCCCCTGCACGTTTGCCCACTAGTTGCCAGATCGTAGCGTGTCGTGCAATGCATGGGCTCAGAGTTGTAGCTATGGCAATGACGAGCAAAAGATGCAGTGATGGTACTCACCATCGCAAACCCATCACTTGTGGATGCTCCACAACACCGGCAAGTAGAGTCGCGAGACGGCAACACCAGATTGGGAAGAGGGAGTTGAGGGTTGGGAGGAGGCGAGGTGGGGTCAAATCAAGGGGAATTGTGTCTCGATAACTGTGGGGTCGATGTATGTCGCTTTTCTTTGTCTGTGATCCGTGCAAGGGGAAACTCGAGTAGTTTTGCGGAGTCAAACGACATGGGCCGATGAAGGAATGCGGAACGGGAGGGCGGACGAAGGAGAGCGAAAGAGGAACACCATGATTTTTTGGATAAGGAGAGACTTAAGGGGTTGAGTGCATATACATGGCTGTTGTCAGGGTGTGGGCTGATATATGTAAGTTGAACCGTGTTCCTTATACAATGCTAACTGTGTGCATATTAACGGTACGTACACCAGGGTCCAATGCGGGGCAAGGAAGCCATCTTGGAGTACAAGGCAAGCAATCCTCGGCGGGAGGCCGATTAGACACCGTGTAAACCCTAGCCCTCGTCCCCTATATAAGTCGAGGCTAGGGTAGCCATCCGCATCTACTCATTGATCCATATTCTCAGTGGTCACAATCACATCATCTTGTAACCCCCTCGTACGAGGTGCCCCCCACCCCATCAATACAAAACACAAAGatggacatagggtattacctcacCATGTGGGCCCGAACCTGGTTAGGTACTTCCGACCATGTTTGCCGCCGTACTGAGGGTACTGGCGGTTTCCAGCACCATTACAGGTGTCAATGTGTGTGCTTGTTCATCTTGGCCAGGGCAGGCAGCAAGACTCGCGGTGGGACGAAATGGTACATCCCCGACCTCCGACCGGCGAGCCTACTGGTCTACCGGTGGGGGCCATTCTCATGAGCTGGGTCACATAATAAATATGCGTGCCTGTCACATAGGGAGGTTTTTGTACCATGTGACACGGTGCATTCCCATGCCCACCTGGCGCGGCTCGATGACGCGATCAGAAGTGGCGCGGTGCTCACCTTGATCCTCGGGCATGATGATGAGTGGGGATTTGAAGACGCATCAACTCCTCACCGACTGCAAGGTGTGCGCCCCCTCGCATTCACAGCCAGTGAGTCCCACCTACACTCTCTACTAGATCCACTTTTCCCCACTTCGAGTGACTCGGCTGACGACAATGGCGACGGGGGAAGAGAAGATAGTGATGCTCGCGGGCGGCGATGCATGGAAGCTGGTGCGACTCCATGAGATCTGCTTGTGGTGGAAGACCAAAAGCGATCTGAACTAGGAGGCGATGGCTGTGGTTGAGGAGGTGAACGAGGAGGAAGAGGCTCATCTGTTCTAGGGAGGCAAGGCAAGGCATCTGCTCGAGGTCTTGCTTTGGGCCATGGATGAGGCGTACTTGGAGATTCCTGCACAGCAAACCACCACTCGGCACGCCTCGCTCGGGGCACAAATTAGGATCCAATCTGGCTAGCAACCGCTTTTGGGTGCTAGCCGGAGAGGATTCCGATGACGGCTCCTGTGAGGGGGCTGCTGGCTGGTCAGAATCCAGCAAGTCTCCTTCATTTTCTCGTTATCTTCATTCTACTATACATTCGAGTGTTGGATTGAATGAATTATCTTATAGAAAACGTCGTCATACTAGACGGGTTATGCGCAATCTAGAAAGGACATGAATGAATATGTGTCTAGTTTGTTTCTCAAAAATACGAACGGACACAAAAATGATGATGACGACAGTATAATTTTGTCCTCTGCTTTGCCATATCTCCCTTCAATTAATTCCCCTGCTTGGGGAAAATATCATCATGAGGCTAACATGGATAATGCTTTGATTAAAATGAAATCATCTACACCAAGGAACTGTGTAGAGGTTCATTGGGAGATGAGAACTTTGAAATTCACAAAATTAAAGTGGATGACATGAAGTAGTAATAAAATTCGCAAAAAGAGATATAGAAGTTGATAAAATTACCAAGATGCTTTCCTGAAAAAACTGAGCGCAATCGGCGACCAAAGTCGTGGATGGACATGCTCATCGCCGGTGGCCACCCGTGACTCGCGAGTATGGGCCACCGGCCAAGTACAGCAGCGAGGCTTCCCAAGGAAGGGAAGGGCTACAATTACATTTTTGATTTTCACTTTCCCCTCACTTTTCCGTTTTCCTTCACATACCCCCCCTCCCTCTCTCCTTCCCGGCTTTCCCGGGCCTTCCTCTTCCGTCTCGCCACAAAGGCTACCGCCAGCCTCgccactccgccgccgccgccgcccgggacAAGCAAGGTCGATCCCGACTCCCGAGGCCGCGGCGCACTGGCGGAATGACCAGGAAGAAGAAGGGCGCCCGCGGTCGTCggccgaggagggaagccggCGACGAATGGTGGCCCAGGAGGTACGCCGACCAGGAGTGGCCGCACCTCGTCGACATGGTGCTGTCTTGGCGCCTCGAGGACGTCATGGACGAGGGTCTCTTCAAGCACAAGGTGGGTTGTACTGCTGCTCCGTTGGTTTTCTTGGGCTGTTCTTCGCGTGTTGGTTGCGCCGTACTCCCGTAGGGTTTAGTTCAATCTACCTACTCCCGTAGGCTTTGGTTCGATCTAGTACGAGGTGTTGTGGTTTTCCCTTTGGCTACTCTGATGATAGTCCTCCAGATAAGTTAATTTAAGCTGCTCTGACCTTGGAGATGTTTCATCTCCAAATTCTAGCAAGGGGCTGGCCGGAACATGGTATTTCTCGGTAAAGTTTTGTGATTTAAGTCAAATTTGGACTAAATATCTAAACTTTATCAATAAATACCCTCAATCCAAACAGGCCCCAATGGGTTTGATGCCAAGTGCGAAATATAGAAGAAGTTTGAGAACCTTCTGACCAATTTTGGGTCTTTAACTATTTATatactctgcctgaagaggattTGAGCATTATTAAATAGTGTTACATTACATTTAGAAGAAATCATGGATGCATTAAATATGAAGTAACACAAACATGCCAAATTTCATATTCCAATCCATCACTAGCACCATGGACCAAAAAAAGACAATCATTACTGTACAAATGGGTGCAAGTGCAATGCAATGTCCATAACTAACTGCTTgtctttttttttctttattctCGATACCAGCAGTTTCGCATTAATTGGTGTTTTTTTATATCCGTGAATTTCTGTCATCAAGTTCTAACTATGAGGCTTCAAATTGCAGCTGAAAATGATACCGTCCATattcaatgatatcaagagctacTTAGGATCCTACACATCTCCactgttggaggagttgcgagcTGACATGTCGTCCAGCTTGGAAGCCATCTCCACCGAGTCTTTTGTCAAAGTAGCATGGATCGAGCAAACAAAATATAGTGCAGTTTATAACATTGCTTTTGAGGATTCTCAGAATACAAAGTCTTGCAACAAACCTGAAAGCAATGGCCGAAGTGTTGGTGATATCATTATCCTGTCTGATGTGAAGCCAGAAAACACATCTGATATTACTTGCAATGGGAGGCCGTACTGTATTGCCTTCATTactgatggagcggatgaagatgACGACTCACCTCCAGCCAGCTATGCAGTAACAGCATCAGGAAAAATTGATGCTGCAGACGAGGTCAGTGAAGATGGGAAGAGGAGCCCACTTTTTGCAGCTCATTTGCTGAATATCGTGACCTACATCCGCATATGGCGCTGCCTTGACTACACAACAGTCAGGAGAAACCCAAACCTCATACAGGAGATGGTACACTATCCACTGGTATGTATGCTCTTATACTCTCAATGACATTGACAATGATGCGAGTTTGTTCCTCAGATCAGATCATGAAATGCTAaatagagaaaaagagagaagttAATTTTGAAATCATCGCCCACATTTCCTTACTAAAGAATATACATGTATGTAAAATTTCTGTTTATCGCATAGGAAATGCTCCAGCTATGTTCACATCATAATGAGAACAGATCACTAGAGGCTTTTGGGCAGCTCTAAAGAAACATTAATTTGCTTAGCTCTTTTCTGGTGTTTGCAGGTTGCAAATATTCTCCCAAAAAATACAAAGGGTGTTGCTTCAGTCGACAGCATGGAAATATGGAGTGAATTGTCTACAATGAATCTTAACAACTCACAAAATGATGCCATCCTGAACTGTATTTCAGCAATGCTCTccaacagcagcagcagtttAAGCCTTATCTGGGGACCTCCTGGCACAGGAAAGACTAAAACAATCACTGTACTCTTGTGGTTAATGAGGAAACAGAAAAATGGTACACTTACATGTGCACCGACAAACCTTGCTGTTAAACAAGTTGCTTCATGTTTCTTAAGGTTGAGCAAAGAGAACCCTCTGGATACAAGTTGCTTAGGAGATGTTCTGTTGTTTGGCAATAAACATCGCATGTGTGTTGAAGATGATCTGAAAGAGATTTACTTACATGATCGTGTAAGGAAGCTTCTTGTTTGCTTTGCACCATTGACTGGATGGAGACATTGTCTGTCTTCCATGTACGATTTTCTTGAGAATGGTTACTCCCAGTACCTTCGATATTctgaagaacaaaaggaggagaATAAACCTTCCTTTTTGCATTACACCAGGAAAAAACTTGATGTTATTTATCCTGAGCTACGAAGATGTTTCAAACAGCTACTATTCCATGTCCCAAAATCTTGTATTTTGGAGGTGAATTACAATAACATCATTTCACTTCTCGAACTGCTTGAAGATTTCAATACACTCCAGAGGAAAACTACCGGGGTTGAGATAAAGGAAGTTTTCTTGTATAAAGATGTTCCAAGGAAATCCAGCATGGGCATTCTTCCCAAGACAGTGATAACCATCGGCAAAACCAGAATTAAATGCCTTGAGCTGCTAAAGATGCTATTAAGTTGCTTGAAACTTCCTATAACATCCTCCAAACGCACCATCCGAGAATTCTGTATGGAAAGTGCCAGCATAATTTTCTGCACTGTTTCTAGCTCTTCCAAAGTAACAAGCAATAAAAAACTAGAGTTGCTTGTTGTCGATGAGGCTGCTCAGTTGAAAGAATGTGAAACATTGATCCCTTTGCGTTTGCCTGCATTGAAGCATGCTATCCTCATTGGTGATGAGTGTCAACTACCAGCAACAGTTGTTAGTAAGGTTAGTTCTTGATCTTATATTCTTGTCTCGTGTCTACTAAT contains:
- the LOC125537554 gene encoding helicase sen1-like encodes the protein MGKKGGARKRRKGQDDDDELVNLIFSWSLQDVANQDLFRDKVNTIPDRFFGLKNYLDSFRAPLLEEIRAEMSSALDPQPNGSSPVQIRSLVSLVPKGAKGVKKITPFYRVTVSGRRGACSPCIGDIVALSAATPLRPGSPYCLAHVKDVPNKCSFVVRASKVIEDVTCYAFVVSLLSFIPYARIWRCLNYEAAVERNADLVKVIAGDNTMQASSSGTSLTGGTGVLLTAGTLSPFELNQSQADAILSCISAVQCGGASSKFSLIWGPPGTGKTKTISVLLLAVMTMSMTTKSQSKFRVLTCAPTNTAICQVASRLLALRKQHPNAGAGGCHGDLLLFGNRKRMAIDNDLNEIFLDTRVKRLSKCFSPATGWKPGLLSLEVFLTDPITLKHQYQLAREKNTSTNLPESSFVRSRFHEISQKLSACFRTIMSHVPRDIVLGKNCENIASLTKMLGDFGKLLGGKNAGNEVVRDAFMRTATGEQRHGSGTARALRRSMAAILGVTRALARDLKLPRTRHGPAIKKFCLRSASLVFCTVSGSAKLNEQKMDLLLIDEAAQLKECESLIPLQVSGLKHAVLIGDECQLPATVKSKVSDSALLGRSLFERLGLLGHRKHLLNMQYRMHPSISVFPNISFYDRQILDGPNVTQTTHERSYLPGAMFGPYSFINVDGREDRGRSKRNMAEVAAILKILRSLKQACASAGQVVSVGVICPYAAQVEAIQGRIGDVRAMRPLILRVNSVDGFQGSEEDIIILSTVRSNHCLWILGNATTLSGSGSIWGELVQDAVERRCFFDWDDGGAGASPAISHGARLIGPERGGATSTFDTQLVGCEADRICGALGSLRLA